Proteins from one Arthrobacter sp. DNA4 genomic window:
- a CDS encoding DHA2 family efflux MFS transporter permease subunit: MENVEKPWPALWSLVIGFFMILIDSTIVSVANPRIMEGLHADINSVIWVTSAYLLAYAVPLLITGRLGDRFGPKRLYLLGLVVFTLASLWCGLAQNVETLIVARVLQGLGAAVMTPQTMAVITRIFPPDRRGSAMAIWGATAGMATLVGPILGGVLVDGLGWEWIFFINVPIGVVGFILAMRNVPALSTHPHRFDIPGVLLSAVGLFLLVFGIQEGETYNWGTITGPISVWGLIIAGLVILAAFVAWQRFNKGEPLLPLGLFRDRNFSLANLGITMVGFTVTSFGLPLIFYYQLVRGLTPTQSALLMVPMALISGGMAPVVGKIVDRVNPKYLAAAGLTLMAVALVWNGLLMQPDTPILLFLLPSAVLGFANAGIWAPLSTTATRNLPPRQAGAGSGVYNTTRQFGAVLGSAAIAVLIQSRLAAELPSRGPGGPSGEGMGMGGGTLPEFLHAGFSTAMAQSILLPAAVVLVAAAVALFFAKPKPVQNWGGPGQGQESPKVDAGLDSAY; the protein is encoded by the coding sequence GTGGAAAACGTAGAAAAGCCGTGGCCGGCACTGTGGTCCCTGGTGATCGGGTTCTTCATGATCCTGATCGACAGCACCATCGTCTCGGTGGCCAATCCCCGGATCATGGAGGGCCTCCATGCCGACATTAACTCGGTGATCTGGGTGACCAGCGCCTACCTGCTGGCCTACGCCGTTCCACTGCTCATCACGGGCCGCCTCGGTGACAGGTTCGGGCCGAAGCGGCTGTACCTGCTCGGCCTGGTGGTGTTCACCCTGGCCTCGCTCTGGTGCGGCCTGGCCCAAAACGTGGAGACCCTCATCGTGGCGCGCGTGCTGCAGGGCCTCGGCGCCGCGGTCATGACGCCCCAGACCATGGCCGTCATCACCCGCATCTTTCCGCCTGACCGCCGTGGGTCCGCCATGGCCATTTGGGGTGCCACGGCCGGCATGGCCACCCTGGTGGGGCCCATCCTGGGCGGTGTCCTGGTGGACGGCCTGGGCTGGGAGTGGATCTTCTTCATCAACGTGCCCATCGGCGTCGTCGGTTTCATCCTGGCGATGCGCAACGTCCCTGCGCTGAGCACGCACCCGCACCGGTTCGATATCCCCGGTGTCCTGCTGAGCGCCGTCGGGCTCTTCCTGCTGGTCTTTGGCATCCAGGAGGGCGAGACGTACAACTGGGGCACCATTACCGGGCCGATCAGTGTGTGGGGCCTCATCATCGCCGGTCTTGTCATCCTGGCGGCCTTCGTGGCGTGGCAGCGGTTCAACAAGGGCGAGCCGCTGCTTCCCCTTGGACTGTTCCGCGACCGCAACTTCTCCCTCGCCAATCTGGGCATTACCATGGTGGGCTTCACCGTGACGTCCTTCGGCCTGCCCCTGATCTTCTACTACCAGTTGGTCCGTGGTCTGACGCCCACCCAGTCGGCACTGCTGATGGTTCCTATGGCGCTGATCTCAGGCGGCATGGCACCCGTGGTGGGCAAGATCGTCGACCGGGTCAACCCCAAGTACCTTGCCGCCGCCGGGTTGACGCTCATGGCGGTGGCACTGGTGTGGAACGGCCTGCTGATGCAGCCGGACACACCCATCCTGCTGTTCCTGCTTCCCAGCGCAGTCCTGGGCTTTGCCAACGCCGGTATCTGGGCTCCGCTGAGCACCACTGCCACCCGGAACCTTCCGCCGCGCCAGGCCGGTGCCGGCTCCGGCGTTTACAACACCACCCGCCAGTTCGGTGCCGTGCTGGGCAGTGCTGCGATCGCCGTCCTCATCCAGTCGCGGCTGGCGGCCGAACTCCCGTCCCGAGGCCCGGGCGGCCCATCCGGTGAGGGCATGGGCATGGGCGGCGGTACGCTTCCCGAGTTCCTGCACGCAGGGTTTTCGACGGCGATGGCCCAGTCGATCCTCCTCCCGGCCGCAGTGGTGCTGGTTGCGGCAGCCGTTGCGCTGTTCTTTGCCAAGCCGAAGCCGGTCCAGAACTGGGGAGGCCCAGGGCAGGGCCAGGAGTCACCGAAGGTGGACGCTGGTCTGGATTCCGCTTACTGA
- a CDS encoding ATP-binding protein — protein MTSLPARPPLARSSDRVIAGVCSGLAAHLGWPVKNVRLGMVLASFAGGAGLVFYAWLWIMVPTADEAARRNARRPASPIAPAVSEPQGKAADAGTPAGAAGPLTEGEGALPVPPWFRARGMRYGKEILLGCGLLLVAGIMIAQLLGVDVSLGTLIPAAAVLGGASIAWMQLDETRRAGLVDKTKADQAGGWGRLAAGLALVVAGVLVMVSGSGSWEQTWLALLASVAVLGGVVLVLLPWALKFWRDLEAERAGRIRETERAEIAAHLHDSVLQTLALIQRRAGNEHDVVRLARAQERELRGWLFQDPGRESGQLSDRIKAVAGEVEDLLGNAVEVVTVGDAAMTEAHEALVQASREAMLNASRHGGGTVSVYLEASDGQAEIFIKDRGSGFELRDVPADRLGIRESIIGRMKRHGGSAAILSTGDGTEVRLRLPAAAEHAEGKS, from the coding sequence ATGACATCCCTTCCGGCGCGGCCGCCCCTGGCACGGAGCAGCGACCGTGTGATCGCGGGGGTGTGCTCCGGCCTCGCCGCGCACCTGGGCTGGCCGGTGAAGAACGTGCGCCTGGGCATGGTCCTGGCGTCTTTCGCTGGAGGGGCGGGCCTGGTCTTCTATGCCTGGCTCTGGATCATGGTGCCCACGGCGGACGAGGCCGCCCGCCGCAACGCCCGCCGCCCGGCGTCGCCCATTGCCCCGGCGGTGAGCGAGCCCCAAGGAAAAGCGGCCGACGCCGGAACCCCGGCGGGTGCAGCCGGTCCCCTTACTGAAGGTGAGGGCGCGCTCCCGGTGCCACCCTGGTTCCGGGCGCGTGGAATGCGGTATGGCAAGGAAATCCTGTTGGGCTGCGGGCTCCTGCTGGTGGCGGGCATCATGATTGCCCAGTTGCTGGGCGTGGATGTGTCCCTCGGAACGCTGATCCCGGCTGCTGCTGTGCTGGGCGGTGCCTCGATCGCGTGGATGCAGCTGGACGAGACCCGGCGCGCCGGCCTGGTGGACAAGACCAAGGCGGACCAGGCCGGAGGCTGGGGCCGGCTCGCTGCCGGTCTGGCGCTGGTGGTGGCCGGGGTCCTGGTGATGGTGTCCGGCTCGGGTTCCTGGGAACAGACCTGGCTCGCCTTGCTCGCGTCGGTGGCCGTCCTCGGCGGCGTGGTGCTGGTCCTGCTGCCCTGGGCCCTGAAGTTCTGGCGTGACCTGGAAGCGGAGCGCGCCGGCCGGATCCGGGAAACGGAACGTGCCGAGATCGCCGCCCACCTCCACGATTCGGTACTGCAGACCCTCGCTTTGATCCAGCGGCGCGCAGGCAACGAGCACGACGTCGTCCGCCTGGCCCGTGCCCAGGAACGCGAGCTGCGCGGCTGGCTGTTCCAGGATCCAGGCCGCGAAAGCGGTCAGCTCTCGGACCGGATCAAGGCTGTTGCCGGGGAGGTGGAGGACCTGCTCGGCAACGCCGTGGAGGTGGTCACCGTCGGTGACGCCGCCATGACCGAGGCGCATGAGGCCCTGGTCCAGGCAAGCCGGGAGGCCATGCTCAACGCCTCACGGCACGGTGGCGGGACGGTCTCGGTCTACCTTGAAGCGTCGGACGGGCAGGCCGAGATTTTCATCAAGGACAGGGGATCGGGCTTTGAGCTGCGGGACGTGCCCGCGGACCGGCTCGGTATTCGGGAATCAATCATCGGCAGGATGAAACGGCACGGCGGCTCGGCCGCCATCCTCAGCACCGGCGACGGCACCGAGGTCCGCCTCCGGCTGCCGGCCGCAGCAGAACACGCGGAAGGAAAATCATGA
- a CDS encoding ankyrin repeat domain-containing protein, translating into MTENTTPDHAGAEATEGHDDDALALAHTLFQAARDGSDELLGAYLDAGVPATMTNAAGDSLLMLAAYHGHAGTVQLLLQHGAEANTANDRGQTPLAGAAFKGYTDVARVLLGAGADPDAGAPSARAAAQMFARSEILDLLG; encoded by the coding sequence ATGACCGAGAACACCACGCCCGACCACGCCGGGGCAGAGGCAACGGAGGGGCACGACGACGACGCCCTGGCTTTGGCGCACACGCTCTTCCAGGCTGCCCGTGACGGCAGCGACGAGCTACTGGGTGCCTACCTGGACGCCGGGGTGCCCGCCACCATGACCAACGCCGCCGGTGACTCGCTGCTCATGCTGGCGGCGTACCACGGCCATGCCGGGACCGTGCAGCTGCTTCTGCAGCACGGTGCTGAAGCCAACACCGCCAACGACAGGGGACAGACCCCGCTCGCAGGAGCGGCGTTCAAGGGTTACACGGACGTGGCCCGGGTTCTCCTGGGCGCCGGAGCGGATCCGGACGCCGGTGCGCCGTCGGCACGGGCAGCGGCGCAGATGTTTGCCCGCTCGGAGATCCTGGACCTGCTGGGCTGA
- the nusG gene encoding transcription termination/antitermination protein NusG, whose product MSEQELEVTETGLEESPDVTAEAGEESEVESSAPESDDAASDAAVADADEADASDADGEDEPADALAAAAATAAADPAEEFKAKLRRQEGDWYVIHSYAGYENRVKANLETRIQTLDMEDYIFEIQVPMEEVVEIKNAQRKVINRVRIPGYVLVRMDLTDASWGAVRHTPGVTGFVGNAHNPVPLRLDEVFSMLAPVFEEEQAEKGKPVNKQNQVPVAVDFEVGESVIVKEGPFETLPATISEIKPESQTLVVLVSIFERETPVTLAFNQVTKI is encoded by the coding sequence GTGTCTGAGCAGGAGCTCGAGGTAACCGAGACTGGGCTGGAAGAATCCCCGGACGTCACGGCGGAAGCCGGTGAAGAGTCCGAGGTTGAGTCCTCCGCGCCCGAATCCGATGACGCAGCCTCCGACGCAGCAGTTGCTGACGCCGACGAAGCCGACGCTTCCGACGCCGACGGTGAAGACGAGCCCGCAGACGCTCTTGCCGCCGCTGCCGCCACCGCAGCCGCTGATCCGGCCGAGGAGTTCAAGGCCAAGCTGCGCCGCCAGGAGGGTGACTGGTACGTCATCCACTCCTACGCCGGTTACGAGAACCGCGTGAAGGCCAACCTCGAGACCCGCATCCAGACCCTGGACATGGAAGATTACATCTTCGAAATCCAGGTGCCCATGGAAGAAGTCGTGGAGATCAAGAACGCCCAGCGCAAGGTGATCAACCGCGTCCGTATCCCCGGCTACGTCCTGGTCCGCATGGACCTGACCGACGCCTCCTGGGGCGCCGTCCGCCACACTCCCGGCGTTACCGGCTTCGTGGGCAACGCCCACAACCCGGTCCCGCTGCGCCTGGACGAGGTCTTTTCCATGCTCGCTCCCGTCTTCGAGGAAGAGCAGGCCGAGAAGGGCAAGCCGGTCAACAAGCAGAACCAGGTTCCCGTGGCCGTCGACTTCGAGGTCGGCGAGTCCGTCATCGTCAAGGAAGGTCCGTTCGAGACCCTCCCCGCCACGATCTCGGAGATCAAGCCCGAGTCCCAGACCCTCGTGGTGCTGGTCTCCATCTTCGAGCGCGAAACGCCGGTCACCCTGGCGTTCAACCAGGTCACCAAGATCTGA
- the rplK gene encoding 50S ribosomal protein L11, producing the protein MAPKKKVTGLIKLQIQAGAANPAPPIGPALGQHGVNIMEFCKAYNAATEAQRGNVIPVEITVYEDRSFTFITKTPPAAELIKKAAGVAKGSSTPHTVKVAKLTQAQVNEIASTKMEDLNATSLEGAAKIIAGTARSMGITVEG; encoded by the coding sequence TTGGCTCCCAAGAAGAAGGTCACCGGCCTCATCAAGCTGCAGATCCAGGCAGGTGCCGCCAACCCGGCCCCGCCGATCGGTCCTGCGCTTGGCCAGCACGGTGTCAACATCATGGAATTCTGCAAGGCGTACAACGCTGCGACGGAAGCCCAGCGCGGAAACGTCATCCCCGTGGAAATCACGGTCTACGAGGACCGTTCCTTCACGTTCATCACCAAGACCCCGCCGGCTGCAGAGCTCATCAAGAAGGCTGCAGGCGTTGCCAAGGGTTCATCCACCCCGCACACCGTCAAGGTTGCCAAGCTGACCCAGGCCCAGGTCAACGAGATCGCCTCCACCAAGATGGAAGACCTCAACGCCACCAGCCTCGAAGGCGCAGCGAAGATCATCGCCGGCACCGCCCGCTCCATGGGCATCACCGTCGAGGGCTAA
- a CDS encoding GNAT family N-acetyltransferase, which yields MTLDPGSAAIIQLAWARRLGLDDDAFGDALASGERIVRADESARTVEFVRLFGSSALVGPRSVIDAAAEIPDEEMAQHVTLLKLTRQQGGHGLGAAALFFADDLPLQQPSEELTVSHGNPEAIELEGRCPPDDVNEVGLSDLENRYTIVHEIDGRRVPLACGAYGEWEGLLGNMGVLVDPEWRRQGLGALAGSIAAHEALAAGLTLQWRADVSNTGCLALARKLGLSVSGIQTSVHLR from the coding sequence ATGACACTCGATCCCGGCTCAGCGGCCATCATCCAGTTGGCGTGGGCACGCCGGCTGGGCCTTGACGACGACGCGTTCGGTGACGCCCTGGCATCGGGTGAACGGATTGTCCGGGCCGATGAATCGGCCCGGACTGTCGAGTTTGTGCGGCTGTTCGGAAGTTCCGCCCTGGTGGGACCACGGAGCGTCATCGACGCCGCGGCGGAAATTCCCGACGAGGAAATGGCCCAGCACGTCACCCTCCTGAAACTGACCAGGCAGCAGGGCGGCCACGGACTCGGTGCCGCGGCCCTGTTCTTCGCCGACGACCTGCCCCTCCAGCAGCCCTCCGAGGAACTGACCGTCTCGCACGGTAATCCGGAGGCGATCGAGCTGGAGGGCAGGTGCCCGCCGGACGACGTCAACGAGGTGGGTCTTTCCGACCTCGAGAACCGCTACACGATCGTCCATGAAATCGATGGCAGGCGGGTCCCCCTTGCCTGCGGCGCTTATGGCGAGTGGGAAGGCCTGCTCGGCAACATGGGGGTCCTGGTGGATCCTGAGTGGCGACGGCAAGGTCTCGGAGCCCTGGCCGGATCCATCGCCGCCCACGAGGCACTGGCGGCCGGGCTGACGCTGCAATGGCGTGCAGACGTCAGCAACACCGGATGCCTTGCCCTCGCCCGGAAACTGGGGCTCTCAGTAAGCGGAATCCAGACCAGCGTCCACCTTCGGTGA
- the rplA gene encoding 50S ribosomal protein L1 — MAKRSKAYEAAAAKIDAEKHYAPFEAVTLAKDTNPSKFDATVEVAFRLGVDPRKADQMVRGTVNLPHGTGKTARVLVFATGDKAEAAIAAGADFVGSDDLIEKIAGGWTDFDAAVATPDLMGKVGRLGKVLGPRNLMPNPKTGTVTPDVTKAVNDIKGGKIDFRVDKHSNLHFIIGKVSFDAIKLAENYAAALEEVLRLKPSAAKGRYIQKATVATTFGPGISVDPNVTKVLTEA; from the coding sequence ATGGCAAAGCGCAGCAAAGCATATGAGGCAGCAGCCGCCAAGATCGACGCGGAGAAGCACTACGCACCGTTCGAGGCAGTAACGCTGGCCAAGGACACCAACCCGTCCAAGTTCGACGCCACTGTTGAGGTCGCTTTCCGCCTCGGCGTCGACCCCCGCAAGGCTGACCAGATGGTCCGCGGCACCGTCAACCTGCCCCACGGCACCGGTAAGACCGCCCGCGTCCTGGTTTTCGCAACGGGTGACAAGGCTGAGGCCGCAATCGCAGCCGGCGCCGACTTCGTTGGTTCCGACGACCTGATCGAAAAGATCGCCGGTGGCTGGACCGACTTCGACGCCGCCGTTGCCACCCCTGACCTCATGGGCAAGGTTGGCCGCCTCGGTAAGGTCCTGGGCCCGCGTAACCTGATGCCGAACCCGAAGACGGGCACCGTGACCCCCGACGTCACCAAGGCCGTCAACGACATCAAGGGTGGAAAGATCGACTTCCGCGTTGACAAGCACTCCAACCTGCACTTCATCATCGGCAAGGTTTCCTTCGACGCCATCAAGCTGGCCGAGAACTACGCAGCAGCACTGGAAGAGGTTCTTCGCCTCAAGCCGTCCGCTGCTAAGGGCCGCTACATCCAGAAGGCTACCGTTGCCACCACGTTCGGCCCCGGCATCTCCGTGGACCCCAACGTCACCAAGGTGCTCACCGAGGCATAG
- a CDS encoding PspC domain-containing protein, producing the protein MDKFFSIVRGFGLKRGPERWLGGVCGGIAAKLNVDVAFVRIAFLLFALLPGPAFVFYVLAWVILPDQRNEIPLQTFLDRRSLNRP; encoded by the coding sequence ATGGATAAGTTCTTCAGCATTGTCAGGGGCTTCGGCCTGAAGCGCGGCCCCGAGCGGTGGCTTGGCGGGGTTTGTGGCGGCATCGCTGCCAAACTCAATGTGGACGTGGCATTCGTCCGTATCGCTTTCCTGCTCTTCGCCCTGCTTCCGGGCCCGGCCTTCGTCTTCTACGTCCTGGCGTGGGTCATCCTTCCGGACCAGCGCAACGAGATTCCGCTCCAGACGTTCCTGGACCGCCGGTCGCTGAACCGGCCCTGA
- a CDS encoding ATP-dependent 6-phosphofructokinase, protein MKIGILTSGGDCPGLNAVIRGAVLKGIAVHGQEFVGFRDGWRGVVEGDIIDIPRTMVRGIAKQGGTILGTSRTNPFENGGGPEAIKAHMDRLGIDAIIAIGGEGTLAAAKRLTDAGLKIVGVPKTVDNDLDATDYTFGFDTAVQIATEAIDRLRTTGESHHRCMIAEVMGRHVGWIALHAGMAAGAHAILIPEQKVSIEQITEWVNEAHARGRAPLVVVAEGFVPEHMESPHSERGLDTFGRPRLGGIADQLAPELEARTGIETRATILGHIQRGGVPSAFDRVLATRLGMAAIDSVVEGYWGTMVALKGTDIQHVAFEEALGQLKTVPQNRYDEAAVLFG, encoded by the coding sequence ATGAAAATTGGAATCCTCACCAGCGGTGGCGACTGCCCCGGATTGAACGCCGTGATCCGAGGCGCAGTGCTCAAAGGCATTGCGGTCCACGGCCAGGAGTTCGTCGGATTCCGTGATGGCTGGCGGGGCGTGGTGGAAGGGGACATCATCGACATCCCCCGCACCATGGTCCGCGGCATCGCCAAACAGGGTGGCACCATTTTGGGCACCTCCCGCACCAACCCGTTCGAAAACGGCGGCGGTCCCGAGGCCATCAAGGCCCACATGGACCGGCTGGGCATCGACGCCATCATTGCCATCGGCGGGGAGGGAACCCTGGCCGCGGCCAAGCGCCTGACCGACGCCGGACTCAAGATCGTGGGCGTCCCCAAGACCGTGGACAACGACCTCGACGCCACCGACTACACCTTCGGTTTCGATACCGCCGTCCAGATCGCCACCGAGGCCATCGACCGGCTCCGCACTACGGGTGAATCCCACCACCGCTGCATGATCGCGGAAGTGATGGGCCGGCACGTGGGCTGGATTGCACTGCACGCCGGGATGGCTGCCGGGGCGCACGCCATCCTGATCCCGGAGCAGAAGGTCAGCATCGAGCAGATCACCGAATGGGTCAATGAAGCCCACGCCCGCGGCCGCGCGCCCTTGGTGGTGGTGGCTGAAGGGTTCGTTCCGGAGCACATGGAAAGCCCGCACTCCGAGCGCGGCCTGGACACGTTCGGCCGTCCCCGCCTGGGCGGCATCGCAGACCAGCTGGCGCCCGAACTCGAAGCCCGGACCGGCATCGAAACCCGTGCCACCATCCTGGGGCACATCCAGCGCGGCGGCGTCCCCTCGGCCTTTGACCGGGTCCTGGCCACCCGGCTGGGCATGGCCGCCATCGACTCCGTGGTCGAAGGCTACTGGGGCACCATGGTGGCCCTGAAGGGCACGGACATCCAGCATGTCGCCTTCGAGGAAGCCCTGGGCCAGCTCAAGACCGTCCCGCAAAACCGCTACGACGAAGCCGCGGTCCTGTTCGGCTAA
- the secE gene encoding preprotein translocase subunit SecE → MSEDQVTETAASSSKGRPAKKEAKANFFARIALFVRQIIGELKKVVAPTRKELINYTLVVLVFVAIMMVIVSLLDIGFGTAVSWIFGGTGSKDS, encoded by the coding sequence ATGAGCGAGGACCAGGTGACCGAAACAGCTGCCAGCAGCTCCAAGGGCCGCCCAGCTAAGAAGGAAGCCAAGGCAAACTTCTTCGCCCGCATTGCACTCTTTGTCCGCCAGATCATCGGCGAACTGAAGAAGGTTGTTGCCCCCACCCGCAAGGAACTGATCAACTACACGCTCGTGGTGCTGGTGTTCGTGGCCATCATGATGGTCATCGTCAGCCTGCTGGACATTGGTTTCGGAACCGCTGTCAGCTGGATCTTCGGCGGCACCGGCTCCAAGGACAGCTAA
- a CDS encoding PspC domain-containing protein: protein MNSQTPSPDDEHPAEPLPDGQPGANSEQPTEPLPSSAPTPPDPATVPPADESQRYAFQGSPAPAPSTDFFGWIRSNGIYRGNDRWIGGVCSGIAHRLGVDPIIIRGAFIVLTLLAGIGVLLYGLAWAFLPEPDGRIHVQEAGAVRWSSGMTGSLIATVLGLTGLGGGFWGWSHNGLSGLLWTLFWVGGAIYLIYYLSQRNKAHPTMAGHGTAASGGTYPMDGTAHTSTFTGTVPGPGPTAAPTHGSGPTGSAPTGSYGHGSYSPAGSIPAGPGGVGGARVGAGRVGAGIGGAGTSPGGPGNGRPGDAGYPTPWVPPRPPKPRPSGPGAPAVAIATGSALLVGGGLKALDAADIINLGGSGNAIVWASAAAVLGLGILMAGFRGRTSGILSLFAVIALVTGGIYNTLDDGRMRFQQVDWNPASIEEARGGIDITAGRGTVDLTGLSPTAPLTSDVVVPLDITASNVTVVIPQNLPVDIKADMTMGNLNEGSGQRGGTTTRESSYNTDRPGNHLVVQIDGTFSNVTIQEGN, encoded by the coding sequence ATGAACTCGCAGACCCCCTCCCCTGACGACGAACACCCTGCCGAGCCCCTCCCCGACGGGCAGCCCGGCGCGAACAGCGAGCAGCCCACCGAGCCCCTGCCGTCCTCCGCCCCAACGCCTCCGGACCCCGCCACGGTACCGCCTGCGGACGAATCCCAGCGCTACGCGTTCCAAGGCAGCCCCGCCCCGGCGCCGTCCACCGACTTCTTCGGCTGGATCCGCAGCAACGGTATCTACCGGGGAAACGACCGCTGGATCGGCGGCGTCTGCAGCGGCATCGCCCACCGGCTTGGCGTTGACCCGATTATCATCCGCGGCGCCTTTATCGTCCTGACCCTTCTGGCGGGCATCGGGGTACTGCTGTACGGCCTGGCCTGGGCCTTCCTTCCGGAACCGGACGGCAGGATTCACGTCCAGGAAGCAGGGGCCGTCCGCTGGTCCAGCGGCATGACGGGTTCCCTGATCGCCACGGTCCTGGGCCTCACCGGGCTGGGCGGAGGCTTCTGGGGCTGGAGCCACAACGGCCTGAGCGGCCTGCTGTGGACCCTCTTCTGGGTAGGCGGCGCCATCTACCTGATCTACTACCTCTCCCAGCGCAACAAGGCCCACCCCACCATGGCCGGGCACGGCACGGCCGCCTCCGGCGGGACCTACCCGATGGACGGCACGGCCCACACCTCAACGTTCACCGGCACCGTTCCCGGTCCTGGCCCAACTGCAGCACCCACCCACGGCAGCGGCCCCACCGGTTCAGCGCCCACCGGCTCCTACGGCCACGGCAGCTACAGTCCCGCAGGGAGCATCCCGGCCGGCCCCGGCGGCGTTGGCGGCGCCAGGGTGGGGGCGGGCAGAGTTGGTGCCGGAATTGGCGGCGCCGGCACCTCCCCGGGCGGCCCCGGCAACGGCAGACCCGGTGACGCCGGGTACCCCACCCCGTGGGTCCCGCCGCGGCCGCCAAAGCCCCGCCCATCCGGCCCCGGCGCCCCCGCAGTCGCCATCGCCACCGGATCTGCCCTGCTGGTGGGCGGCGGACTCAAGGCCCTGGACGCCGCGGACATCATCAACCTGGGCGGCTCGGGCAACGCCATCGTGTGGGCCAGCGCGGCGGCGGTCCTTGGCCTGGGCATCCTGATGGCGGGCTTCCGCGGCCGCACGTCCGGCATCCTGAGCCTCTTCGCGGTGATCGCACTGGTTACCGGCGGCATCTACAACACCCTGGACGACGGCCGGATGCGGTTCCAGCAAGTTGACTGGAACCCGGCCAGCATCGAGGAAGCGCGCGGCGGCATCGACATCACCGCCGGACGGGGAACCGTGGACCTCACGGGACTCTCCCCAACCGCCCCCCTGACGTCCGACGTCGTGGTTCCGCTCGACATCACCGCCAGCAACGTGACCGTGGTGATCCCGCAGAACCTGCCCGTTGACATCAAGGCGGACATGACCATGGGCAACCTGAACGAAGGAAGCGGCCAGCGCGGCGGCACCACCACCCGCGAAAGCAGCTACAACACGGACCGGCCAGGCAACCACCTGGTGGTGCAGATCGACGGCACCTTCAGCAACGTCACGATCCAGGAAGGCAACTGA
- a CDS encoding response regulator transcription factor, with protein sequence MNTTQGTGAGSARYHPVRVVLVDDHAIFRSGLKADLDAGIQVVGEAATVEQAIAVIAQQRPDVVLLDVHLPGGLGGGGREVIAGSAALLSSTRFLALSVSDAAEDVVAVIRAGARGYVTKTISGTEITDAVFRVAGGDAVFSPRLAGFVLDAFGTAPADIADDELDKLSARELEVMRLIARGYSYKEVAKELFISIKTVETHVSAVLRKLQLSSRHELTKWAAERRLL encoded by the coding sequence ATGAACACAACCCAGGGAACAGGTGCCGGAAGTGCCCGGTACCACCCCGTGCGGGTGGTCCTCGTAGACGACCACGCCATCTTCCGGTCCGGTCTGAAGGCGGACCTCGACGCCGGCATCCAGGTGGTGGGGGAGGCCGCCACCGTTGAGCAGGCCATCGCCGTGATAGCCCAGCAGCGGCCCGACGTCGTCCTCCTGGACGTGCACCTGCCCGGCGGACTGGGCGGCGGCGGCCGGGAGGTCATCGCAGGCTCCGCTGCGCTCCTGTCCAGCACCCGCTTCCTGGCACTGAGCGTCTCCGACGCCGCGGAGGACGTGGTCGCCGTCATCCGTGCCGGCGCCCGCGGCTATGTCACCAAGACCATCTCCGGCACCGAAATTACCGACGCCGTGTTCCGGGTGGCCGGCGGTGATGCCGTCTTCTCGCCCCGCCTGGCCGGTTTTGTCCTGGACGCCTTCGGCACTGCCCCCGCGGACATCGCCGATGATGAACTGGACAAGCTCTCAGCCCGCGAACTGGAGGTCATGCGGCTCATCGCCCGGGGCTACAGCTACAAGGAAGTGGCCAAGGAACTCTTCATCAGCATCAAGACCGTGGAGACCCATGTCTCGGCGGTGCTGCGGAAGCTCCAGCTCTCCAGCCGCCACGAACTCACCAAGTGGGCCGCGGAGCGCCGCCTCCTCTAG